The following are from one region of the Amycolatopsis sp. QT-25 genome:
- a CDS encoding nucleotide pyrophosphohydrolase: protein MTLDDLHQRLRDFAAARSWEPFHTPKNLVMALSGEVGELTSLFQWLTPEESARWRSDPELAHHVVDEIADVTLYLLQLANSLGVDLIEAANAKIDRNEIRFPAPD from the coding sequence GTGACACTCGACGACCTCCACCAACGCCTCCGCGACTTCGCCGCGGCACGGTCCTGGGAACCTTTCCACACGCCGAAGAACCTGGTCATGGCCCTTTCCGGCGAGGTCGGTGAGCTGACCTCGCTGTTCCAGTGGCTCACCCCGGAGGAGTCCGCGCGGTGGCGCTCCGACCCGGAACTGGCACACCACGTCGTCGACGAGATCGCCGACGTCACGCTGTATCTCCTCCAGTTGGCGAACAGCCTCGGGGTGGACCTGATCGAGGCGGCCAACGCCAAGATCGACCGGAACGAAATCCGCTTTCCCGCGCCCGATTAG
- a CDS encoding DUF1841 family protein — protein MSPVSRARKKTAQPSTPSVTGLFKDVLRDFSTLGAEPEVLDVELLTSEVLGQWWEIEVEEGEQPLGMELIAFAERKITPAAAALLAGLRVFAETEEEREAAAAALNTVLSRGIPEPEWAGDLAAVTVGDCWRTGDVFGDESSLLCVFSRGGVEHGLLALVDFTEGGRIRDVVVVDKPQEVLAEMRQQAADDPELVTLERVLPERAHQLLADGLAATDVVEEPDVSEDYARFHALALAWIRALPAPEPSPEITEWPEQVREEVVADFIGSGLVDDTEATRFYARLLVDHGCATEPGSPLRVGPEKLARFLESLLDGEVEIDEAYEDALEPAVLGWVNWASDRAGLPEAARVALLEGATEFLEEFAQDDDSTLDVYFDGSEGIEDPAELAEALARRMFAVPTVYAEIGDEELELEPVDPEQRRLLVIGEHPEYHEALAEETFDGEPRMRLALKTTIVDQLWADEPAEVWQAVRRLSETGRERDEIFDRLIDALAAQLTETGEHEMDYDVDDYRKALGELA, from the coding sequence ATGAGTCCGGTCAGCCGTGCCCGCAAGAAGACAGCCCAGCCCTCCACCCCGAGTGTGACGGGCCTCTTCAAGGACGTCCTCCGCGATTTCTCGACCCTGGGCGCCGAACCGGAGGTGCTCGACGTCGAACTGCTGACCTCCGAGGTGCTCGGCCAGTGGTGGGAGATCGAGGTCGAGGAGGGCGAACAGCCGCTCGGCATGGAGCTCATCGCCTTCGCCGAGCGGAAGATCACGCCCGCCGCGGCCGCGTTGCTCGCCGGGCTGCGAGTCTTCGCCGAGACCGAGGAAGAGCGCGAGGCGGCCGCCGCGGCGCTGAACACCGTGCTGTCGCGCGGGATCCCGGAGCCGGAATGGGCGGGCGACCTGGCCGCGGTGACCGTCGGGGACTGCTGGCGGACCGGTGACGTCTTCGGTGACGAGTCCTCCCTTCTCTGCGTCTTCTCGCGCGGCGGTGTGGAGCACGGGCTGCTCGCGCTGGTCGACTTCACCGAGGGCGGCCGGATCCGCGACGTCGTCGTGGTCGACAAGCCGCAGGAGGTCTTGGCCGAAATGCGGCAGCAGGCCGCCGACGACCCGGAGCTGGTCACGTTGGAGCGGGTGTTGCCCGAGCGTGCCCACCAGCTGCTCGCGGACGGGCTGGCCGCGACGGACGTCGTCGAAGAGCCGGACGTCAGCGAAGACTACGCGCGGTTCCACGCGCTCGCGCTGGCCTGGATCCGGGCGCTTCCCGCTCCCGAACCGTCGCCGGAGATCACCGAATGGCCCGAGCAGGTCCGCGAAGAGGTCGTGGCCGACTTCATCGGATCCGGGCTCGTGGACGACACCGAAGCGACGCGGTTCTACGCGCGTCTGCTCGTCGATCACGGCTGTGCGACCGAGCCGGGCAGCCCGCTGCGGGTGGGGCCCGAGAAGCTCGCCCGGTTCCTCGAGTCGCTGCTGGACGGCGAGGTGGAGATCGACGAGGCGTACGAGGACGCGCTGGAGCCCGCCGTGCTCGGGTGGGTCAACTGGGCCTCCGACCGCGCCGGGCTCCCCGAGGCCGCGCGGGTGGCGCTGCTCGAAGGCGCGACCGAGTTCCTGGAGGAGTTCGCCCAAGACGACGACTCCACCCTCGACGTCTACTTCGACGGCTCCGAGGGCATCGAAGACCCGGCGGAACTCGCGGAAGCCCTCGCCCGCCGGATGTTCGCCGTCCCGACCGTCTACGCGGAGATCGGCGACGAGGAACTGGAACTCGAGCCCGTGGACCCGGAGCAGCGTCGCCTGCTGGTGATCGGTGAGCACCCCGAGTACCACGAGGCGCTGGCCGAGGAGACCTTCGACGGCGAGCCGAGGATGCGCCTGGCGCTCAAGACCACGATCGTCGACCAGCTCTGGGCCGACGAGCCCGCCGAGGTCTGGCAGGCCGTGCGCCGGTTGAGCGAGACCGGGCGGGAACGCGACGAAATCTTCGACAGGCTCATCGACGCGCTGGCCGCCCAGCTGACCGAAACCGGTGAGCACGAGATGGACTACGACGTCGACGACTACCGGAAGGCGCTCGGCGAACTCGCCTGA
- the coaA gene encoding type I pantothenate kinase — MPRVRELSPYVELHREQWRELRRSTPLPLTAAELLRLRGLGEQVDLAEVAEVYLPLSRLINLQVAARQRLYEATTTFLGEDSRGTKVPYVIGIAGSVAVGKSTTARILRTLLARWPDHPRVDLVTTDGFLHPRAELVRRGLMHRKGFPESYDRRALLRFVTEVKSGAERVSAPVYSHLAYDILPDEEQVVQRPDILILEGLNVLQPGPRLTVSDLFDFSIYVDAPTTDIERWYIERFLKLRHTAFADPASHFHHFAGLPDDEARAEARHLWRTINEPNLMENIKPTRPRATLVLRKDADHAINRVRLRKL, encoded by the coding sequence ATGCCGCGAGTCCGTGAGCTCAGTCCCTACGTCGAGTTGCACCGTGAGCAGTGGCGCGAGTTGCGCCGGTCGACTCCGCTGCCGCTGACCGCCGCGGAACTGCTGCGGCTGCGTGGTCTCGGCGAACAGGTCGACCTGGCCGAGGTCGCCGAGGTCTACCTGCCGCTCTCCCGGCTGATCAATCTCCAGGTCGCCGCCCGGCAACGGTTGTACGAAGCCACCACCACCTTTCTCGGTGAAGACAGCCGGGGCACCAAGGTGCCGTACGTCATCGGCATCGCCGGCAGCGTCGCCGTCGGCAAATCGACCACCGCGCGCATCCTGCGCACCCTGCTCGCCCGCTGGCCGGACCACCCCAGGGTCGACCTGGTCACCACCGACGGGTTCCTCCACCCGCGGGCGGAACTGGTCCGGCGCGGGCTCATGCACCGCAAGGGTTTCCCGGAAAGCTACGACCGCCGGGCGCTGCTGCGCTTCGTCACCGAGGTGAAGTCCGGCGCGGAACGGGTCAGCGCTCCGGTGTACTCGCACCTCGCCTACGACATCCTTCCCGACGAGGAACAGGTCGTTCAGCGGCCCGACATCCTGATCCTCGAAGGACTGAACGTCCTCCAGCCCGGCCCCCGGCTCACCGTCTCCGATCTGTTCGACTTCTCGATCTACGTGGACGCGCCCACGACCGACATCGAACGCTGGTACATCGAGCGCTTCCTCAAGCTGCGGCACACCGCTTTCGCGGACCCGGCGTCACACTTCCACCACTTCGCCGGCCTCCCGGACGACGAGGCCCGTGCCGAGGCGCGCCACCTGTGGCGCACGATCAACGAGCCGAATCTGATGGAGAACATCAAGCCGACCCGGCCCAGGGCGACCCTCGTCCTCCGCAAGGACGCCGACCACGCGATCAACCGGGTCCGGCTGCGCAAGCTCTGA
- the pheA gene encoding prephenate dehydratase, with protein MSRIAYFGPQGTFTEQAARRLAAGEELIPAETIPAALAAVRSGAADAACVPIENSVEGAVTATLDSLSEAAPLVAVAEVLLPVHFSVLTRPGTTEIRTVASHPHALAQVRHWVEANFPGAHPVATSSTAAAAVAVDAGEFDAAVTAPVAVEHYPLEVLATEVADVRDAKTRFLLVRAPGLLPEPTGADRTSIVAAATNRTGALAELLTELAVRGINLTKLDARPTRNNFGEYRFFIDFEGHVAEPRIGDALAALRRRCSNVRFLGSHPRADNGTTEIEPGAANDDFTDAIDWVESVRKGAQA; from the coding sequence GTGTCACGGATCGCGTACTTCGGCCCCCAGGGAACCTTCACCGAACAGGCCGCGCGCCGGCTCGCCGCCGGTGAGGAGCTGATCCCCGCGGAGACCATCCCGGCGGCACTCGCCGCGGTGCGCTCGGGGGCGGCCGACGCGGCCTGCGTCCCGATCGAGAACTCCGTGGAGGGCGCGGTCACGGCCACGCTCGACAGCTTGAGCGAGGCCGCGCCGCTCGTCGCGGTGGCGGAGGTGCTGCTGCCGGTCCATTTCAGCGTGCTGACCCGGCCGGGGACGACCGAGATCCGCACCGTGGCGAGCCATCCGCACGCGCTCGCGCAGGTCCGGCACTGGGTCGAAGCGAACTTCCCCGGCGCGCATCCGGTCGCGACGTCGTCCACCGCCGCGGCCGCGGTCGCGGTCGACGCCGGCGAGTTCGACGCCGCCGTCACCGCCCCGGTCGCCGTCGAGCACTATCCACTGGAGGTGCTGGCCACCGAGGTCGCCGACGTCCGCGACGCCAAGACCCGGTTCCTGCTGGTCCGCGCGCCCGGCCTGCTGCCGGAACCGACCGGGGCCGACCGCACGTCGATCGTCGCCGCCGCGACGAACCGGACGGGCGCCCTGGCGGAACTGCTCACCGAACTGGCGGTCCGCGGCATCAACCTGACCAAGCTGGACGCCCGGCCGACCAGGAACAACTTCGGCGAGTACCGCTTCTTCATCGACTTCGAGGGGCACGTGGCCGAGCCCCGGATCGGCGACGCGCTGGCCGCGTTGCGCCGCCGGTGCAGCAACGTGCGGTTCCTCGGCTCCCACCCGCGCGCGGACAACGGCACGACCGAGATCGAGCCCGGTGCCGCCAACGACGACTTCACCGACGCGATCGACTGGGTCGAGTCGGTACGGAAGGGAGCACAGGCGTGA
- a CDS encoding histidine phosphatase family protein, with amino-acid sequence MKLLLVRHGQTEGNVRGALDTALPGPPLTELGREQARDLVKRLAGEPIVAVYASQAVRAQQTAAPLAAELGFEVQVLDGVHEVAAGDLEGKTDKDSITTYMSVVRRWTLGELDPPIPGGETGAQVRVRMLDAVARLRAKHEQADPDGTVVLVSHGGAIRLGGEWLAGNVTAEVANQGLIPNTGVVELVANPTDWTCLTWADVPVDG; translated from the coding sequence GTGAAACTTCTCCTTGTCCGCCACGGCCAGACCGAGGGCAACGTGCGAGGAGCGCTCGACACCGCGTTGCCCGGTCCGCCGCTCACCGAGCTGGGCCGCGAGCAGGCACGGGACCTGGTGAAGCGGTTGGCCGGTGAGCCCATCGTCGCGGTCTACGCCTCGCAGGCCGTCCGCGCCCAGCAGACCGCCGCGCCGCTGGCCGCCGAACTCGGCTTCGAGGTCCAGGTGCTCGACGGGGTGCACGAGGTCGCCGCGGGTGACCTCGAAGGCAAGACGGACAAGGACTCGATCACGACCTACATGAGCGTCGTGCGCCGGTGGACCCTCGGCGAACTCGACCCGCCGATCCCCGGCGGCGAGACCGGCGCGCAGGTTCGCGTCCGGATGCTCGACGCGGTCGCCCGGCTGCGTGCCAAGCACGAGCAGGCCGATCCCGACGGCACGGTGGTGCTGGTGAGCCACGGTGGGGCGATCCGGCTGGGTGGTGAATGGCTCGCCGGGAACGTGACCGCCGAAGTCGCCAATCAGGGGCTCATCCCGAACACCGGTGTCGTCGAACTCGTCGCGAACCCCACCGATTGGACCTGCCTCACCTGGGCCGACGTCCCCGTCGACGGCTGA
- a CDS encoding DUF4232 domain-containing protein encodes MVRSKMISIGGLVAGTTGLLLLSACGAETTPVAQNTSASPSISAPDTSAAPSASSSSPAPASQPVQQPAQEPRSDGLCKAGDVKLSVKDGDAAAGTVYRRLVITNVSGHPCTIQGFPGISYVTGADGHQVGEAAFRDGDKGAPVRLGNGESAAADVGFVNVRNYDEAVCKPTETRGLRVYLPQETASNFVPVQGLGCAGQIPGNQLTVRTVHKS; translated from the coding sequence ATGGTTCGTTCGAAGATGATCTCCATCGGCGGTCTCGTCGCGGGTACCACCGGACTCCTGCTGCTCAGCGCGTGCGGTGCCGAGACGACACCTGTCGCGCAGAACACGTCCGCGTCACCGTCCATTTCGGCGCCGGACACCTCGGCCGCGCCCAGTGCGAGCTCTTCGAGCCCGGCGCCGGCTTCGCAGCCGGTCCAGCAGCCCGCGCAGGAGCCGAGGAGCGACGGGCTCTGCAAGGCAGGAGACGTCAAACTGTCCGTCAAGGACGGTGACGCCGCCGCGGGCACGGTGTACCGGCGGCTCGTCATCACCAACGTGAGCGGGCATCCGTGCACCATTCAGGGCTTTCCCGGTATCTCCTACGTGACCGGCGCGGACGGTCACCAGGTCGGTGAAGCCGCCTTCCGCGACGGTGACAAGGGTGCGCCGGTCCGGCTCGGCAACGGCGAGAGCGCGGCCGCGGACGTCGGCTTCGTGAACGTCCGCAACTACGACGAGGCGGTCTGCAAGCCGACCGAGACCCGAGGGCTGCGGGTGTACCTGCCGCAGGAAACGGCGTCGAACTTCGTGCCGGTGCAGGGTCTCGGCTGCGCGGGGCAGATCCCCGGCAACCAGCTGACCGTCAGGACCGTCCACAAGAGTTAG
- a CDS encoding MFS transporter, which yields MAESAARRRGDRRLRWLLASSAASNLGDGIGKVAFPLLAVTLTRDPLLIAGLSATQFLPWLLFALPAGALLDRIDRRRAMILANSARAVVVGGTAVLVAVGGVTIWAVYAAALLIGFAEVVADSAANVLIPAVVGKESLDSANSKLQACEIVGQTFLGGPVGSATFALFATFPFLLNSVGFAIAAVVLIGLAGSYRPKAAEGAGTDLRAELAEGFRWLKGNRLVLRLVVIAGLISLVSELAQAQLVLYAIEYLRLSEAAFGLFAFVGGIGGLLGAAIAPRLVKVTSRRAVLLGGTVFCGTAFTGMGLTASPVAGAALFGLFAAAVVAVNIVLGTARHTLVPGELLGRVLGVWRTVVWGAIPVGALLGGVLTHALGSPARTFLTSGLLLFGVAGFAFVSLRRGAFDDESATEVRVLHQDR from the coding sequence ATGGCCGAATCGGCGGCGCGCAGGAGGGGTGACCGTCGGTTGCGCTGGCTGCTCGCCTCCAGCGCGGCGTCGAACCTCGGCGATGGGATCGGCAAGGTCGCCTTCCCGCTGCTCGCGGTCACCCTGACCCGCGACCCGCTGCTCATCGCCGGTCTCTCGGCGACCCAGTTCCTCCCCTGGCTGCTGTTCGCGTTGCCGGCCGGCGCGCTCCTCGACCGGATCGACCGGCGGCGCGCGATGATCCTCGCGAACAGCGCCCGCGCGGTGGTCGTCGGCGGGACGGCCGTCCTGGTCGCGGTGGGCGGGGTGACGATCTGGGCGGTCTACGCCGCCGCGCTGCTCATCGGCTTCGCGGAGGTGGTCGCCGACAGCGCCGCGAACGTGCTCATCCCGGCGGTCGTCGGCAAGGAATCCCTCGACAGCGCGAACAGCAAGCTCCAGGCCTGCGAGATCGTCGGCCAGACCTTCCTTGGCGGGCCGGTCGGCAGCGCCACCTTCGCGCTCTTCGCGACGTTCCCGTTCTTGCTCAACTCGGTGGGTTTCGCGATCGCGGCGGTCGTGCTGATCGGCCTCGCCGGAAGCTACCGCCCGAAGGCCGCGGAAGGCGCCGGCACCGACCTTCGCGCCGAACTGGCGGAGGGTTTCCGCTGGCTGAAGGGCAACCGGCTGGTCCTGCGCCTGGTCGTCATCGCCGGGTTGATCAGCCTGGTCAGCGAACTCGCGCAAGCCCAACTGGTGCTGTACGCGATCGAGTACCTGCGTCTCAGCGAGGCGGCCTTCGGGCTCTTCGCGTTCGTCGGCGGCATCGGCGGCCTGCTCGGCGCCGCCATCGCCCCGCGGCTGGTGAAGGTGACCAGCCGTCGCGCGGTGCTCCTCGGGGGCACGGTCTTCTGCGGCACGGCGTTCACCGGCATGGGCCTGACGGCTTCGCCGGTGGCGGGAGCGGCACTGTTCGGCCTGTTCGCGGCGGCCGTCGTCGCGGTGAACATCGTGCTCGGGACGGCACGGCACACGCTCGTCCCCGGCGAACTGCTCGGCCGGGTCCTCGGGGTGTGGCGCACCGTCGTCTGGGGGGCGATCCCGGTCGGCGCTCTGCTCGGTGGCGTCCTCACCCACGCCCTCGGTTCGCCTGCCCGGACATTCCTCACGTCGGGGCTTCTGCTGTTCGGTGTGGCCGGTTTCGCGTTCGTCTCGTTACGCCGGGGAGCCTTCGATGACGAATCGGCCACGGAGGTGCGGGTTCTCCACCAAGACCGGTGA
- a CDS encoding metallopeptidase family protein, translating into MPVEMTQQRFEELVSEALDELPPEFADAMDNVVVLVEEFNEESPTILGLYHGVALTERTHEYGGVLPDRISIYRRPLLEMCDTEEDVVEEVLITVIHEVGHHFGIDDARLHELGWG; encoded by the coding sequence GTGCCCGTCGAGATGACCCAGCAACGCTTCGAAGAGCTGGTTTCGGAGGCACTGGACGAACTTCCCCCCGAATTCGCGGACGCGATGGACAATGTCGTGGTACTCGTGGAGGAGTTCAACGAGGAGTCGCCCACGATCCTAGGGCTCTACCACGGCGTCGCCCTGACGGAGCGGACCCACGAGTACGGCGGGGTGCTGCCGGACCGGATCTCGATCTACCGGCGCCCGCTACTGGAGATGTGCGACACCGAGGAGGACGTCGTCGAGGAGGTGCTGATCACGGTGATCCACGAGGTCGGCCACCATTTCGGCATCGACGACGCACGGCTGCACGAACTCGGCTGGGGCTGA
- a CDS encoding septum formation family protein, whose translation MSQQAERFRDPRNALSSLRTRLVMAGVFAGAIIALSLSVAFSWNVGPEGGAGGGPPKLSPAAAEAFQSPPGTCLTWNNPDATDARRVPCGDAHLFEVTSIVDIGVQYPPGVPSPNLEQWQEISHSRCTIDVKPYLGRNLDPYGKLSMNLLRPTPAQWADGDRQLRCGLQWAGQSGKLQPTKGPAKEQDQSAVWEPGTCLALLNNSFGDPIDCAKPHSYEMIATIDLKTKFKDGYPSQEQQNTWLDTACSTASQEYTGNADLAAKKLILSWDVREQESWDAGSTLVNCKVAAVLPDNKGLAPVTGSVKVGKGDAPPPESGQTSPPASSAAPKTGG comes from the coding sequence ATGTCTCAACAGGCCGAGCGGTTCCGTGACCCGCGAAACGCGCTGAGCAGCCTGCGCACCCGGCTCGTCATGGCCGGTGTGTTCGCGGGCGCGATCATCGCGCTTTCGCTGAGTGTGGCGTTCTCGTGGAATGTGGGCCCGGAAGGCGGTGCGGGCGGCGGCCCCCCCAAACTGTCCCCCGCCGCGGCCGAAGCGTTCCAATCTCCCCCTGGCACCTGCCTGACCTGGAACAATCCGGACGCCACCGACGCGCGGCGCGTCCCGTGCGGGGACGCGCACCTGTTCGAGGTCACCAGCATCGTCGACATCGGCGTACAGTACCCACCGGGGGTACCGAGCCCGAATCTGGAGCAGTGGCAGGAGATCTCCCACTCCCGTTGCACCATCGACGTCAAGCCGTATCTCGGTCGCAACCTGGATCCGTACGGCAAGCTGAGCATGAACCTGCTCCGCCCGACGCCCGCACAGTGGGCGGACGGTGACCGTCAGTTGCGCTGCGGTCTGCAATGGGCCGGTCAGAGCGGCAAGCTCCAGCCGACCAAGGGCCCGGCGAAGGAGCAGGACCAGTCCGCGGTGTGGGAGCCGGGCACGTGCCTCGCGCTGCTCAACAACAGTTTCGGCGACCCCATCGACTGCGCCAAGCCGCATTCGTACGAGATGATCGCGACGATCGACCTCAAGACGAAGTTCAAGGACGGCTACCCGTCGCAGGAGCAGCAGAACACCTGGCTGGACACCGCATGCTCGACGGCCTCGCAGGAGTACACCGGCAACGCGGACCTGGCGGCGAAGAAGCTCATCCTCAGCTGGGACGTCCGCGAGCAGGAGAGCTGGGACGCCGGGTCGACGCTGGTGAACTGCAAGGTCGCGGCCGTCCTGCCGGACAACAAGGGGCTCGCGCCGGTCACCGGGAGCGTGAAGGTCGGCAAGGGCGACGCCCCGCCGCCGGAGAGCGGCCAGACGAGCCCGCCGGCGTCCTCTGCCGCCCCGAAGACCGGAGGCTGA
- a CDS encoding glutathionylspermidine synthase family protein, with the protein MYRDSQPPRRDWQNIVEEQGLVFGTPARDGSGKSRPYWDESVHYVFDMDEILSVEADVELLHSMCLEAVDNVITTEQYHRFGIPEWVWPHIAESWKRQDPHVYGRFDLRYDGKSPAKLLEYNADTPTSLLEAAVLQWHWKTTVFPESDQWNSIHEKLVERWAELADKLPSNELHFTWSSADPSGEDHVTTAYLQETAAEAGLDTVGLSIEEIGWDPVLKRFVDLEEAQMATVVKLYPWEWVVDEEFGRFAVETMPRTLWVEPLWKMILSNKTLLAILWENYPGHPNLLPAFADDPGLLTEYVRKPKLGREGANVQIVATGYETQTDGVYGAEGFVYQAFDPLPEFQGYRPALGAWIVGDQAAGLGIRETAGLVTDDGAAFVPHRIVES; encoded by the coding sequence GTGTACCGGGATTCCCAGCCGCCCCGGCGGGACTGGCAGAACATCGTCGAGGAACAGGGCCTGGTCTTCGGCACCCCCGCCCGCGACGGCTCCGGCAAGTCCCGGCCGTACTGGGACGAGTCGGTCCACTACGTCTTCGACATGGACGAGATCCTGTCCGTCGAGGCGGACGTGGAATTGCTCCACTCGATGTGCCTCGAAGCCGTCGACAACGTGATCACCACCGAGCAGTACCACCGCTTCGGCATCCCCGAGTGGGTCTGGCCGCATATCGCGGAGTCGTGGAAGCGGCAGGATCCGCACGTCTACGGCCGTTTCGACCTGCGCTACGACGGCAAGAGCCCGGCGAAGCTGCTCGAGTACAACGCCGACACCCCGACCTCGCTGCTCGAGGCCGCGGTACTGCAGTGGCACTGGAAGACCACGGTCTTCCCCGAGAGCGACCAATGGAACTCGATCCACGAAAAGCTGGTCGAGCGCTGGGCCGAACTCGCCGACAAGCTGCCCTCGAACGAATTGCACTTCACCTGGTCGTCCGCCGATCCTTCCGGTGAGGACCACGTGACGACGGCGTATCTGCAGGAGACCGCGGCCGAAGCCGGGCTCGACACCGTCGGCCTGTCGATCGAGGAGATCGGCTGGGACCCGGTGCTCAAGCGGTTCGTCGACCTCGAAGAAGCGCAGATGGCGACCGTGGTGAAGCTCTACCCGTGGGAATGGGTGGTCGACGAGGAGTTCGGCCGCTTCGCCGTCGAGACCATGCCGCGCACGCTGTGGGTCGAGCCGCTGTGGAAGATGATCCTCTCCAACAAGACGCTGCTCGCGATCCTGTGGGAGAACTACCCCGGGCACCCGAACCTGCTGCCCGCCTTCGCCGACGACCCCGGCCTGCTGACCGAGTACGTCCGCAAGCCGAAACTCGGCCGCGAGGGCGCGAACGTGCAGATCGTCGCCACCGGTTACGAGACGCAGACCGACGGCGTCTACGGCGCGGAAGGGTTCGTCTACCAGGCGTTCGACCCGCTCCCGGAGTTCCAGGGTTACCGGCCCGCGCTCGGTGCGTGGATCGTCGGGGACCAGGCCGCCGGCCTCGGCATCCGCGAGACGGCAGGACTCGTCACGGACGACGGTGCGGCGTTCGTCCCGCATCGCATCGTCGAGTCGTGA
- a CDS encoding DUF350 domain-containing protein, which translates to MTTTLALSDTFGSDLVRGIGAILLYGVVGLLLMFAGFWAIDWTTPGKLSQLVSRGLPNAVIVTASGLLSMAFIVVVAIANSASDLTEGLITSLVYGLLGIVVQVLAVRLLEWATRIDVRSTIESDKFAPVSVVVAAAHLALGLVVAVGIS; encoded by the coding sequence GTGACCACCACCCTTGCGCTGTCCGACACGTTCGGCTCCGACCTCGTGCGAGGGATCGGCGCGATCCTGCTGTACGGCGTCGTCGGTCTGCTGCTGATGTTCGCCGGGTTCTGGGCGATCGACTGGACCACGCCCGGCAAGCTGTCCCAGCTGGTCAGCCGGGGCCTGCCGAACGCGGTCATCGTCACCGCGTCGGGCCTGCTGTCGATGGCGTTCATCGTCGTCGTGGCGATCGCGAACTCCGCCAGCGACCTGACCGAGGGCCTCATCACCTCGCTGGTCTACGGCCTGCTCGGCATCGTGGTGCAGGTGCTGGCCGTCCGGCTGCTGGAGTGGGCGACCCGCATCGACGTCCGCTCGACCATCGAGAGCGACAAGTTCGCCCCGGTCAGCGTCGTGGTCGCCGCCGCGCACCTCGCCCTCGGCCTCGTCGTGGCCGTCGGCATTTCGTGA
- a CDS encoding haloalkane dehalogenase: MRLLRTPDDRFSDLPDFDFEPRYADLVDLHGGVIRVGYVEAGPADGPPVLLLHGEPTWSYLYRKVIPVLAAAGLRAIAPDLIGFGRSDKPGDMVDHTYQRHVEWMRAFAFDVLDLTDVTLVGQDWGGLIGLRLVAENPDRFAGVVAANTGLPTGDTDMPELWHKFRDTVENAQILDVGRLVQSGCQAKLPDEVRAAYDAPFPNEMYKAAPRAMPSLVPITPDDPASAANRAALKVLAELNKPFLVSFSDGDPITAPWGLELRGSMRGARELEHPTITGAGHFLQEDAGGRLGEVIARFARS, translated from the coding sequence GTGCGCCTTTTGAGGACACCGGACGACCGGTTCTCGGACCTGCCCGACTTCGACTTCGAACCGCGCTACGCGGACCTCGTCGACCTTCACGGCGGCGTGATCAGAGTGGGTTACGTGGAGGCCGGACCGGCGGACGGGCCGCCCGTCCTCCTGCTGCACGGCGAGCCGACCTGGTCCTACCTCTACCGCAAGGTCATCCCGGTGCTCGCCGCCGCCGGACTGCGCGCCATCGCGCCCGACCTGATCGGCTTCGGCCGGTCCGACAAACCCGGCGACATGGTCGACCACACCTATCAGCGGCACGTCGAATGGATGCGCGCGTTCGCCTTCGACGTGCTCGACCTGACCGACGTCACCCTGGTCGGCCAGGACTGGGGCGGCCTGATCGGCCTGCGCCTGGTCGCCGAGAACCCCGACCGGTTCGCCGGGGTCGTCGCCGCCAACACCGGCCTCCCCACCGGCGACACGGACATGCCGGAGCTCTGGCACAAGTTCCGCGACACCGTCGAAAACGCCCAGATCCTCGACGTCGGGCGGCTCGTCCAGTCGGGTTGCCAGGCCAAGCTGCCGGACGAGGTCCGCGCCGCCTACGACGCGCCCTTCCCGAACGAGATGTACAAGGCCGCGCCGCGGGCGATGCCGTCGCTGGTGCCGATCACCCCGGACGATCCGGCTTCGGCGGCCAACCGCGCCGCGCTGAAGGTGCTCGCCGAACTGAACAAGCCGTTCCTGGTGTCGTTCTCCGACGGCGACCCGATCACCGCTCCGTGGGGTCTCGAACTGCGCGGCTCGATGCGCGGCGCACGGGAGCTCGAGCATCCGACGATCACCGGCGCCGGTCACTTCCTCCAGGAGGACGCCGGTGGACGGCTGGGCGAGGTCATCGCCCGCTTCGCCCGCTCCTGA